Proteins encoded together in one Salarias fasciatus chromosome 17, fSalaFa1.1, whole genome shotgun sequence window:
- the LOC115404239 gene encoding ankyrin repeat and SOCS box protein 13-like, whose amino-acid sequence MEVEHPQAYFFGDIGSWAERTEVHKAASQGQAGQLQRLIRSGASVNVVAVDSITPLHEACLRGQTQCVRLLLEAGAQVDARNVDGSTPLCDACSAGSLECVRLLLQHGAKANPALTSRTASPLHEACMGGNSECVELLIGRGAGLEAYDLYYGTPLHVACANQHLNCVKVLLNAGAKVNATRLHDTPLHHAAKAMRVEMIQILVEFGANIHARDVHEKKPVDYTAPGSPSSACLRLYETTPMSLQQLSRLAVRRELGTRALKAVAQLDIPKILISYLSYQ is encoded by the exons ATGGAGGTCGAACACCCGCAGGCCTACTTCTTCGGAGACATCG GCAGCTGGGCAGAGAGAACCGAGGTGCACAAGGCGGCGTCCCAGGGCCAGGCGGGCCAGCTGCAGCGCCTCATCCGGAGCGGCGCCTCGGTCAACGTGGTGGCGGTGGACTCCATCACGCCGCTGCACGAGGCCTGCCTGCGCGGCCAGACTCAGTGTgtgcggctgctgctggaggccggaGCCCAG GTGGATGCCAGGAACGTGGACGGCAGCACCCCGCTGTGCGACGCCTGCTCGGCCGGCagcctggagtgtgtgaggctgctgctgcagcacggcGCCAAGGCCAACCCCGCCCTCACCTCCCGCACCGCCTCGCCGCTGCACGAGGCCTGCATGGGAG GAAACTCGGAGTGCGTGGAGCTGCTGATCGGCCGCGGCGCCGGCCTGGAGGCCTACGACCTTTACTACGGGACCCCGCTGCACGTCGCCTGCGCCAACCAGCACCTGAACTGCGTGAAAGTGCTGCTCAATGCAG GTGCGAAGGTGAACGCCACCCGGCTGCACGACACCCCGCTGCACCACGCCGCCAAGGCCATGCGGGTGGAGATGATCCAGATCCTGGTGGAGTTCGGCGCCAACATCCACGCCCGCGACGTGCACGAGAAGAAGCCGGTGGACTACACCGCGCCGGGCTCGCCCTCCTCGGCCTGCCTGAGGCTCTATGAGA ccacGCCCAtgagtctgcagcagctgagccgGCTGGCGGTCCGGAGGGAGCTGGGCACTCGGGCCCTGAAGGCCGTGGCCCAGCTGGACATCCCCAAGATCCTGATCAGCTACCTGAGCTACCAGTGA